From the Corynebacterium sp. P3-F1 genome, the window CGACTGCCTCGAGTGCCGGGGTGACTACGCCGGAACGGACTGCGTCGAGGGCCGCCAGGGCGTTCTCCCACAGGATGTCCCAGCTCAGCTTGGCCAGTGCGGCGCCGGCGCGTGTCGGGTGGCCGCCGTTCATGGTGGTGCCGTTGCCCTTGGCTGCTGCGCGGGCCTCGACCCACGTTGCCAGGGCATCGCCAATGCCAGCCACGAGGAACTGCTCCGGCGCACCGGCGACGAGCTGGGTGTCGATGAGGACGACATCCGGGTTCTTCGGGAAGAAGCGGTACTCGTCGAAAGCGCCTTCCTCGGTGTAGATCACGGCAAGCGTGGAGGTCGGTGCGTCAGAGGAAGCCGCGGTGGGCACGCTGGCCCAGACGATGTCGGCCTTGAATCCAGCTGCCTTGGCGGCGTCGATTGCGGAGCCGCCGCCGATGCCGACGATGATGTCGTGGCCGTTTTCGTTGATCTTTTCCACTAGATCGTTAACGGCCTTGGCGGTGGCGAACTTCTCGAAGCTGACGCGGTTTACGGGAAGGCCTTCGGCTTCAAAGCCCTCGGTAAGCTGCTTCTCGACGATTCCCCACACCGTGTCGTCCGACACGAGCAACGGGTTCTCACCGAGCTTCTTCAGGTGCTCGCCGAGATCGGCGATCGCACCCTTTCCTTGGATGTAACGGGACGGACTAGAGAAAATGTCGTGTTGTGCCATGCCTTCAACTGTACGCGAATCTCGCGGATCGTGTTTTCGGCGGACGAACTACTCCGCGGCGGGGGCGGCGGGGTTCCCCTCGCCGGCAGCGCGGGTGCCGGGCCCTGGGAGGGTGATGATGTCGAACTCGTCTTTGGCTAAGTGCGAGCGCAAGTCGACCTTGTCGAATTTGCCCACCGACGTCTTGTCGATGGAGCTGACGAATGTCCAGTACTCCGGCGCCATCCAGGTGGGTAGCTCGCTGGCGAGGTCCTTGCGCAGCTTCTTGGCCAGGTCGATCGTCGGGGTGACATCGGCGTGCAGCACCGTGACCGCAAGAGGACGCTCACCCCATTTCTTGTCGGGGTAGCCGATGACGGCGCATTCAACGACCTCGTCGGACTCCATGATGAGGTTCTCCAGCTGGGCCGAGTAGATCCACTCGCCGCCGGAGCGGATGACGTCGCGGGAGCGGTCGTAGAGCGTCATGAACCCGTCGGAGGTCACCGTCCCCACGTCACCGGTACGCAACCAGCCGGCATCGGTGAACGAGTCCTCGGATACTGGGACAGGTTCGCCGCGGAACGTGGACACGCGCTCGGCTGCATCAGGATTGGCCGGCCAGTAGTAGGAGCCGGTCACCATGTTGCCGCGGACGTGGATCTCTCCGTCGTTGCGGTCGGTGCGGGAAACGATTCCGCCGTCGTTGACCACCCGGTACTCCAGCCACGGGGCGAAACGGCCCTGCGAGATGCGGTACGCCCAGCGCCGTTCACCGGACGCGCCTGACGGCGGACGCGCCACCGTGCCCACCGTCGATGTCTCCGTCATGCCCCAGACGTGAATGATGTCCACACCGTAGCGTTCCTCCCACACCTTGATCAGTGCAGGCGGGGCGGGGGAGCCACCGACGTAGATCTCCGTCAGGGACATGCGCTCCGGCGGGTTGTGCAGGTAGTAGACCATGAGCTGGATCCACAAGGTGGGCACTCCGTGCGCCACGCGCGGGTGGGTGCCAGCGATCAGCTTCGCCAGGGTCGGCGCTGACACATCCGAATCCGGAAGCACCAGGGGAGTGCCGGCCAGAAACGCGCTGAAGGGGACGCTCCAGCTGAGTACGTGG encodes:
- a CDS encoding long-chain fatty-acid--CoA ligase, with product MLSTMQEVPFSVGRILEYGASVHGSTKVTTWRSGEAEETTFAAVGARAAAFAHALEERLGIDGDQRVGTLMYNCAEHLEVMFAASAKGSVFVPLNLQLLEDQIAYIVNHAEIEVIVSDPRLATKLGRLLGSCPTVRAVCFTGLGDIDELRGKVPENIAVFSYESLLDGSSTLYPWPELPENTAAAICYSTATSGPPKGIAYSHRSIWLTAMSLRATDSLAITHGESFLCCIPIYHVLSWSVPFSAFLAGTPLVLPDSDVSAPTLAKLIAGTHPRVAHGVPTLWIQLMVYYLHNPPERMSLTEIYVGGSPAPPALIKVWEERYGVDIIHVWGMTETSTVGTVARPPSGASGERRWAYRISQGRFAPWLEYRVVNDGGIVSRTDRNDGEIHVRGNMVTGSYYWPANPDAAERVSTFRGEPVPVSEDSFTDAGWLRTGDVGTVTSDGFMTLYDRSRDVIRSGGEWIYSAQLENLIMESDEVVECAVIGYPDKKWGERPLAVTVLHADVTPTIDLAKKLRKDLASELPTWMAPEYWTFVSSIDKTSVGKFDKVDLRSHLAKDEFDIITLPGPGTRAAGEGNPAAPAAE
- a CDS encoding glycerol dehydrogenase translates to MAQHDIFSSPSRYIQGKGAIADLGEHLKKLGENPLLVSDDTVWGIVEKQLTEGFEAEGLPVNRVSFEKFATAKAVNDLVEKINENGHDIIVGIGGGSAIDAAKAAGFKADIVWASVPTAASSDAPTSTLAVIYTEEGAFDEYRFFPKNPDVVLIDTQLVAGAPEQFLVAGIGDALATWVEARAAAKGNGTTMNGGHPTRAGAALAKLSWDILWENALAALDAVRSGVVTPALEAVVEANTLLSGLGFESGGLAAAHAIHDGLTAAEQTHGLSHGQKVNIGTCAQLIMEGADAQELEDFIEFTTKVGLPNTLTEVGLSPEDTEELEAVAKAATAEEETIHNMPFPVTPEMVVESLVALERISRRVREERGLPKPVKYVAEH